One stretch of Sediminispirochaeta bajacaliforniensis DSM 16054 DNA includes these proteins:
- the asd gene encoding aspartate-semialdehyde dehydrogenase, with product MDFTREKKIKTAVLGATGAVGQVFMWMLQDHPWFETCHITASSSRKGNLYGDEVHWVVPQEIPHSMMNLELNELDIDLMKKEGIEIVFSAMPADLASEWEPKLRDAGFFVFSNASAMRYQEDVPILIPEANLSQLSWIERQGYPSNGFVVTNANCSTTGLAVALAPLRKFGIKEVTVSTYQSVSGAGYPGLSAFDITDNVIPFIGGEEEKMVKELKKILEIDPRIFPFCVRVPVMFGHIESVWVEFETNPSPKDVLHTWEDFILVDPALPSSPKHPVTYLPQENFPQSKHAFYGNPKGMVVYTGRIKEERNRIGFMLMVNNVVKGAAGGSIQNAEAFVRRYYDA from the coding sequence ATGGATTTTACGCGCGAAAAAAAAATAAAAACGGCGGTCCTTGGGGCTACAGGCGCTGTGGGCCAGGTCTTTATGTGGATGCTTCAGGACCACCCTTGGTTTGAGACCTGCCACATCACAGCCTCCTCTTCCAGAAAGGGCAATCTATATGGGGATGAGGTGCATTGGGTTGTCCCTCAGGAAATTCCTCATTCGATGATGAATCTCGAACTCAACGAGTTGGATATCGACCTCATGAAAAAAGAAGGTATTGAGATCGTTTTTTCCGCAATGCCCGCTGATCTCGCCTCCGAATGGGAGCCCAAGTTACGGGACGCCGGCTTTTTTGTCTTTTCTAATGCCAGCGCAATGCGTTACCAAGAGGATGTACCCATTCTTATCCCTGAGGCCAATCTATCGCAGCTTTCATGGATTGAACGACAGGGGTATCCTTCTAACGGCTTCGTCGTTACCAATGCCAATTGCAGTACCACGGGACTTGCCGTTGCCCTTGCTCCTCTCCGCAAATTTGGTATCAAAGAGGTTACCGTAAGTACCTATCAGTCGGTAAGCGGTGCCGGATATCCGGGACTTTCCGCCTTTGATATTACCGATAACGTTATTCCCTTTATCGGTGGGGAAGAAGAGAAGATGGTGAAGGAGCTTAAGAAAATTCTTGAGATTGATCCCCGAATTTTTCCCTTTTGCGTTAGAGTCCCCGTGATGTTCGGGCATATAGAGTCCGTATGGGTGGAATTCGAGACGAATCCGAGCCCTAAGGATGTTTTACATACCTGGGAAGATTTTATCCTGGTGGATCCTGCGTTACCATCCTCTCCGAAGCATCCCGTTACCTATCTTCCCCAAGAGAACTTCCCCCAGTCAAAGCATGCCTTTTACGGCAATCCCAAGGGGATGGTTGTGTATACCGGACGAATTAAAGAGGAAAGGAACCGTATCGGTTTTATGTTGATGGTCAACAATGTGGTTAAAGGGGCTGCCGGCGGATCAATTCAGAATGCCGAAGCCTTTGTCAGGCGCTATTACGATGCATAA